AGGAGCACGAGCGCGATCAGGCCCAGCGCCACGACGGCGATGGTGATCGAGCCGGCGTAGGCCGCGCTGGTGGTGGTTTCGGCCGCCGATTCCGCATCCTTGGAGGCACTGCCGAGCAGTTCCGTCGCCTGGTTGATCTGCTCGCGCATCGCGTCGAAGTGCGTCGCCGCGTCGTTCAGGCTCAGCGCGCGGGCCTGTTCCAGTTCCGGGGCCTGGGCATGATCGAGCAGGCCGAGCATCCGGTCGATGTCCTTGTCCCACGCGGCGCGGTTGGCTTCATAGGTCTTGAACAGGGCGGCGGCCTTGTCGGCCACCGTGGGCATGGCCATCATCAGGGCGGTGGCCTTGGCAATGCGTTCGGCCGACTGCTGGCGGTTCTCGTCGATCTGCTTGCGCCAGGTTGCCGCCCGCCCGTCGTTGCCCTGGATGAGCCAGGAGCGCTCGGCTACCAGGATCTGATGCAGATCGCGATCGGCCTCGAGCAGCAGGCTCGTGGCGGGCAGGTAGCGGGACCCGATCTCGACGGTGAAGTCTTCGCTGTGTTTGGCGTTGACGATGCTGTAGAGCGCCAGGACGAGGGTGATCAGGCCGAGCGCCAGGATCGGGCCGAGAATCTTCCAGCGGACGGAAAGCTGGTTCAGCATGGCGTGTCTCCAATGCCCCTGAGGGCGCCATTGGGTTGTTCGTGTTGTCGCTGCCTGACTCGCGTCGATCATGCGATCACTTGCAGGCGTCTGGCTTGCGTTTCGCTGTTCACGGCAGGGCTGGCGAAAGCTTTACCTGCAGATACACTGTGTGTGGATGAGATTGCCGATGGATGGCCCGAGATGGACGAGACGGACGATTGGGTGACGGTGGCGCGCAGCCTGACCCCCACCGAAGCCCACCTGTGGGGCGAGTGCCTGCGCGCGGCGGGGCTGGAGGTGATGGTGGCTGACGCCAATCTGGTGCAGACGCATTCGCTGATCGGCGTGGCGGTGGGGGGCGTTCGCGTCATGGTGCCGGCCTCGCAGGCCGACGAGGCGCAGGCCGTGCTCGAGGCCTTTCACCGTGGCGATTTCTCCCTGCCGGAGGACGAGCCGCCGCAGTGAGCGCCCCGTCGCAGGGGTCAGGGCATCGCGGGCGAGGCGTCCGCGGCGGCGTCGCGCCGTTCGACGCCCTTGAGCACGAGCAGCAGCACGGTGCCGACCATCATGACGACGGCGGCCATCCACAGGCCCGCCGAGTAGCTGCCGCCCAGCGATTCGGCCAGCTTGCCGGTGATCGCCGGGCCGAGGATCTGCGCCACGCCGTAGGAGACGGTCATCTTGCCCATCATCTTGGCCGGCCGGGTGGGGTAGTAGCGCCCGGCCATGGTCAGCACCAGGCTCACCAGGCCGATGAAGGTGCCGCCGAACAGGATCGCGCCGGCCACCGCCGCCGGCAGCGAGGGGCTCAGCGCCGGGAGCAGGATGCCGACGATCTGCAGCACGGCGGCGAGGATCAGCGCGTTCAGGTCGCCGGTGCGGCGCGCGACCAGATCCCACACGATGCAGGCCGGCGCCGCCGCCAGGCCGAGCACGAGGAACACCAGCGTGCCGCGCCCGTGCAGCGCCGGCAGGGCGTCCACGATGGCGACGATGAAGGTGGCCGAGACCACGTAGCCCACCCCGGCGCAGAAGTAGGCGGCCATGAACAGGCGCAGGAACAGGGGGCTGGGCGGTCTGTCGACCAGGGGCTGGCCGGTCTTGGTGACCGCGCTCGTGTCCGGTGGCGGCAGCCAGCGCAGGGCGGGGACCAGCAGCACCGCGGCGATGGCGGTGAACGCCAGCCACTGCGCACGCCAGTCCAGGGTCGGATGCATGAGGGTGACCGCGGCGGCGCAGCCGGCGATGCCCAGGCCGATGCCGGCGAAGTGGATGCCCAGCTCGCTACGATGGTTGTGACGGATGAGCCAGTTGAGGATCAGACCGGTGCCCAGCAGCAGGGCCGCCGCGCTGGACAGCCCGGCGATGTAGCGCGAGACCACCCACACCGCCAGGTTGGTGCTGGTGGCCATCATCAGGGTGCTGAGCACCGCGACCCCCATGCCGATACGGTAGAGCCGGTCCTTGAGCACGAGGTCGCTGATCTGCGAGGCGACCAGGGCGCCGGTCAGGTAGCCCATGTAGTTGATCGCCGCCAGCCAGCCGGCGTCGGCAACCCCGAGACCGGCCTGCTGCTGCATGATCGGCAGCAACGGCGTGTAGGCGAAGCGGGCCACGCCGAGGGCGAGGAGCAGGCTGCAGATGCCGGCCGTCAGGACGCGGGCGCGCTCGGCGTGATCGTTCATGGGCAAGATCGGCTCGGAAGGGGAGCTTCACGCTACACAAAGCGCTGCCATGCTTCAAACGTTTTTTTTGCGCCGCATGACTGCGCCGGGCGCATGCGTGTGGCAGGGCGCATGGATGCTGGATCAACGCCCGGTTGGGCGCCGGCAAGCCGCGGGACCGATGACCGGCGCTCATGATCCGGGGGCGGGCGAGCGGCTCAGGCGGTGGTTTCGTTGCTGCGCTGCGCCAGAAAGATCTCGAAGGCGTCGGCCGGCATCGGCCGGGCGAAGTGGTAGCCCTGACCGAAATCGCAGCCGGCCTCGCTGAGCGCGGTGCTGTGCGCTTCGGTTTCCACACCTTCGGCGATGACCTGGATGCCGAGCTTGTGGGCCATGGCGATCACGGCCTCGACGATGGCCCGGTCGCTGGGGTTGGAGAGCATGTCCTTGACGAAGGAACGGTCGATCTTGAGGGTGTCGATGGCGAACTTCTTCAGATAGGCCATGGCCGAGTAGCCGGTGCCGAAGTCGTCCAGGCTGATCTGCACGCCGCTGCGGCGGAAGGCTTCGAGCTTGCGCACCACTTCGGCGCTGGCATCGAGCAGCAGCCCCTCGGTGATCTCGATGGCGACGTATTCCGGCGGAATCGCCGATTCGGTCAGATGATTGAGCCAGATCTCTTCGCTCTTGCCGGTGAGGATCTGGCGCGGGGACTTGTTGACGCTCACCTGGATCACCGGGCTGCCGGGCGAGCGGGCATCATTCCAGACGACCACGTCGTGACTCGCCTGACGGAACACCCAGTCGCCGATCTCGCCGATGAGGTTGATCTCTTCGGCCAGCGGAATGAAGCGGTCGGGGGGGATCAGACCCAGGCGCGGATGGTGCCAGCGGATCAGGGCCTCGGCCTTCACCACCGCCAGGTCGTCCAGTCGCACGATGGGCTGGTAGAGCAGCTGGAACTGATCGTTGGCCAGCGCCTCGCGCAGATCGCTGGCCAGCTCGCGCCGGGCCCGTGCGGCCGCCTGGTGGGCGGGAATGAACTGGCAAAAGCCGTTGCGTCCGGCCGTCTTGGCGATGTACATGCCCTGGTCGGCGTAGGACATCAGGGTCTCGACGGAGTCGCCGTCGTCGGGAAACAGGGCCATGCCCACGCTGGCGGTCACCGTGGTCGGCTGGCCGTCGAGGACGAAGGGCGCGGCGAGGGTGTCGAGAATGCGTTGGGCAATGCGACCCGCCGTGTCGGCGCTGCCCACCTCGGGCAGGGCGGCGATGAACTCGTCGCCGCTCCAGCGCGCGACCGTGTCGCCCGGCTGCAGACAGGCCTGGATCCGCTGGCCCGCCGCCGCCAGCAGCAGGTCGCCGGTGCGGTGGCCCAGGGTGTCATTGACGTCCTTGAAGCGGTCCAGATCGATGAACAGCAGCGCCAGGGTGCTGCCGTCGTGTCGTGCCTGCTCGAAGGCCTTGGCGACCCGTTCCTCGAACAGGCGCCGGTTCGGCAGGCCGGTCAGGGTGTCGTAGTAGGCATCGCGCCGGATCTGCGCCTCCATGCGCTTGCGATCGGTGATGTCCAGCACCACCCCGAGCAGCCCGCCCAGCGCGCCGTCGGCCCGCTCGAAGGTCGCCTTGTAGAAGATCACGTCCCGGTACTCGCCGTCGGCTCCCTTGACCTGGGCCTCATAGACCTGGGTGCCGGGGTGGTCGAACAGGGCCTGGTCGGCGGCGTGGTAGCGCGCCGCCAGCTCGGGGGGCGAGATCTCGAACACGGAGCGGCCGATCAGTGCTTCGCGCGGGGTGCCGAGGAAGGCCTCGAAGGCCTTGTTGCAGCCCAGGTAGCGGCCCTGCTCGTCCTTGTAGAACACCGGGTTGGGAATGGTCTCCATCAGGCCGGCGATGAAGTGCAGCTTGTCGGCCAGATCCCGCTCGGCCACGCGCCGCTTGGTCACGTCGGTGAGGATGCCGATGATCGCGGTGCGACCCTGGAAGCGGGTGGCCACGCCGAACACTTCGGCGTCGAAGGTGCTGCCGTCCTTGCGCGTGCCCTGAAAGCCGTAGAAGCTCGCCTTGGCCTGTCCGGAGAGGCGCTTGTCGATCTCCGACTGGGCGATGGGCTGTTGGTCGGCGTCGGTCAGATCGAGGGGGCCGAGCTTGCCGCAGACTTCGTCCTGGGTATAGCCGAACATGGCCGCCAGCGTCGCATTCACGTACACGAAGCGGTCGTCCTGGATCACGTAGACGCCCACCAGCGCGTTGTCGAAGAGGCCGAGCAGCAAGGTGTCGGCCTCGCTCATCAATGCGTTCAGCAGCGCGTCGGTGACGGTCATGTGGGGTCTGTTCCGGGGAGCGGGCTCGAACCGGGTCGGGCATCCATTGGGAGGTTATCGGCAGCGCCGGCGCATTCTTGACCGTGTCACGGGGCGTCGGCCATCGGCCCGCGGCGGTGTTCAGTTCAGCGCCTGGAGCATGGTGGCGATGGTCTCGAAGCCGCGATCGTAGAACATCTGCATCACCGGCCCGAAGGCCTCGAGCGAGAGCATGAGGACCACGAAACCGGCCGTCAGGGTGATCGGGAAGCCCACCGCGAACAGGTTGATCTGCGGTGCTGCGCGAGTGAGCACGCCCATGGCGATGTTGGTGATGAGCAGCGCGGTGATGAGCGGCAGCGCCAGCAGCAGGCCGGCGGCGAACAGCAGGGCGCCGGTGCCGGCGACATGGGCCAGGCCCAGGGCCTTGATCGGCTCCGCGCGGATCGGCATCCACTCGAAGCTATGCACCATGGTCTCGATCATCATCAGGTGCCCGCCCAGGGCGAGGAAGATCAGCGAGGCGAGCAGGCTCATGAACTCGGCGAGCACGGCGGTCTGGGCGTTGGAGTCGGGGTCGAAGAAGGTGGCGAAGGACAGGCCCATCTGCAGCCCGATCAGCTCACCGGCCAGGTCGACGGCGGAGAACACCAGGCGCATCACGAAGCCGATCGCCACGCCGATGACGATCTGCTGCACGAAGATGGCGATGCCGAGCCCCGAGCCCGGGTCGATGGGCGGCAGCGGCGGGATGGCGGGGACGATTGCCACGCCGGCGGCGATGCCGAAGGCCACGCGGACCCGGATGGGCACCGCGCTGTTGGAGAACAGCGGCGCCGAGGACACCATGCCGAGCACGCGCCCCAGCGGCAGCATGAGCGCCGCGATCCAGGCATCGAGCTGGGCGCTGGTGACCTCGAACATCAGCCGATCAGGGTCGGGATCGACGAGAACATGCGCTGGATGAAGTCGGTGAGCATGGTGATCATCCACGGGCCGGCGACGATCAGGGTCACGAAGATGGCGACCACCTTGGGCACGAAAGACAGGGTCATCTCGTTGATCTGGGTGGCGGCCTGGAAGATGCTCACCAGCAAACCGGTGACCAGGGCGGCGCCGAACAGCGGCGCGGCCACCAGCAGGGTGACCTCGATGGCCTGGCGGCCGATGTCGATGACGGTGGTGGGGGTCATGGGTCAGGTCCTCACGCGGCGAAACTCTGCACCAGCGAGCCGATGAGCAGCGTCCAGCCGTCCACCAGCACGAAGAGCATGATCTTGAAGGGCAGCGACACGATCACCGGCGACATCATCATCATCCCCATGGACATGAGCACCGAGGCGACCACCATGTCGATGATCAGGAAGGGGATGAAGACGATGAAGCCGATCTGGAACGCGGTCTTCAGTTCCGAGGTGACGAAGGCCGGCACGATCACCTTCATGGGCAGATCCTCGGCCTTGTCCACCGGCGGCACCTTGGCCATGCCGGCGAACAGGTTCAGGTCCGGCTCGCGCACCTGCTTGAGCATGAAGGCCTTCATGGGCACCGCGGCGCGCGTCGTCGCCTCCTGGAAGGTGATGGTGTCCTGGGTCAGCGGCAGGTAGGCGTTGTCGTACACCTGCTCCAGCGTCGGCCCCATGATGAAGAAGCTCAGGAACAGGGCCATGCCGATGATGATCTGGTTGGGCGGCGAGGTCTGCGTGCCCAGGGCGTGGCGCAGCAGCGAGAACACGATGATCAGCCGGGTGAAGCTGGTCATCATCAGCAGCACCGCCGGCAGGAAGGTCAGCGAGGTGAGCAGCACCAGCGTCTGCACGCTGAGGCTGTAGGTGGTGCCGCCGCCGCCCGAGGGCGTGCCGGTGATCGCCGGCACTGCCTGGGCGAAGGCCAGCTGCGGCAGCAGCCACAGCAGCGGCAGCGCAAGCCGGCGCATCAGGGCGCGATCAACCATGCTTGCGCGCCTCCATCATCTGCTTGAGGCGGCCGGCGAAACCGCCGGTCTCGGGGGTCGGGCCGGCCGGCGCCTGCAGGCCCGGCAACTGGGACGGATCGAGGGTGTGCAGGGTATTGACCCGGCCCGGTGCGACGCCGAGCACCAGCACCTTGTCGGCCACCTCCACCAGCACCACGCGCTCGCGCTGGCCCACCGGCGTGGCACCGAGCACCCGCAGCCCGCGGGCGCCGCCGCGCGGGGCGCTGATGCGCTTGAGCAGCCACAGGCAGGCCACCAGCACCGCCACCACCACGAGCAGCCCGAGCAGCATCTGCCCCAGCGAGCCGAGCAGATCGCCGCCGCCGACGCTCGAGGGCGGCAGCGTGCGCTTGGCGACATCGTCGGCCGCCTGCGCGAGGGCAGGGGCGAACGACAGCAGGATCAGGGAGCGATACAGCATCGGGGGCCTCGAGACCGTTTGGTACGTGCTCGCAGCGTAGCCCGGCGGCGGTCAAGTCGAGGGCGGGAACAGGCGGCAAAAATTGCCGTTATTCGGACGCTGGCCCAAGCTGGCGTGGCCGTGCGCCCCGTTCCACGGCGTCGGTTGGACTTCAGTCCGACCTACGGCGACTGGTGGTGTGCGCGTCACGACCGCGTGGCGGCATCCCGATCGGTCTGGCGCCCCAACAGCGTGTCGAGCGACAGTCGGCCCGGGCCGAAGGCGACCAGCACCAGCAGCAGGGCACCCCAATAAAGGTGGTCGTTGATGGCGGCGGGGCACTCGAACTGGAACAGGGCCGGATAGCTGATCACCGCCATGGCATTGACCGCGAACAAGCCCAGCGCCGCGGGGCGGGAGAACAGCCCCACGAACAGCAGCGCCGGGAACACCAGCTCGCCGAAGGTACCCGCCACCGCCGCCACCTCGGGCGGCAGCACCGGGACGGAATATTCGTCGCGGAACAGGAACAGGGTGCTGTCCCAGTCGTTCAGTTTGGTCAGGCCAGCCTTGAAGAACTGCCAGCCCACGTAGAGCCGGATGGCGAGGGCGAGCAGGCTGCCGCCCCAGCGGGTCAGGCGCTCGTCGCAGCAGGTGCTCAGGCGGTGGAGGCGGATCAGTGCGTTCATGGGGTGATGTCCTTGTCGTGGGAATGGTCCGGGTGCGCGATGAGCAGGCCGGCGAGCAACCAGCGGGGCAGGGCCTGTCCGGGATCGAAGCCGGGTTCGGCGGTGAGCCCCGTTTCGAGGGCCGCGCCGAGCGGCAAGCCCCGGGCGATCGCCGAGAGCGCGGCATGTTCGCCGGCGCTCAGCGGCTGGACCTGCGCGCGCCAGCGCGGCCGGCACACGGCCACATGGCAGGCCCGCGCGAGCGGGTCGGGCCAGGGCGGGCCGTCGGGTTGATGGGCCAGCCACAGGGCGTCGATGGCCCACTCGGAGCGCATCAGGGCGACGGCGGGGTGCAGGTCGAGGCGGATGCCGTCGAGGCCGGCGACGTCGAGCGCCGCGAGCCACGGCGCGTCGATGGCCGGGGCGTCGGCGGCGCCGTGAGCGACATGCAGCGCCCATTCCAGGCGCGCCATGTCGGGCAGATAGGGGTAGTCGGCCACCGGGGCGAACCCGGCCAGGAAGTCGGGCAGTGCCGCGCCGAAGCGGTTCAGGTCGCCTTCCGCGTGGGGGTGGGCACGGCCGAATGCGCGCGCCATGGCGCGGAAGAAGTCATCGCCCAGCATCTGCCGGATCACCGGGCAGGCGTTGCCCAGGGCGCGATCCCAGTGGGCGGTGAGGTTGCCGCGGTAGAGCGCGAAGCGCCGCGCAGCGAGCCCGGCGTCGCCCCGGAACAGTGCCGCCGGTGTCTCGTCGGCGTCCAGCAGGCCGGCGGCAAAGCGGGTCTGCAGCTCGGCCAGCTCAGACATGGGTGGCCTCCGTCGCGAGCACCACGGTACGCACCTCGCGGGCGCGTGCCGCCTCGGCGAGCAGCACCGGCAGCGCAGGCAGCTCGGTGTCCCACTCGATCAGCGTCGGCACGTCGCCGAAGCGCTCGAGGCTGGCGCGATACAGCGCCCACACCACCTCGGCCACCGGCGCGCCATGGTGGTCGATCACCGCATCCTCGGTGACCCGATGGCCCGCCAGATGGATCTCGCCCACGGTGCCGGGCCGGATCGCCTCCATGGCCGCGCGGGCCGCCTCGCCATGGTTGCATTCGTTCACGTACAGGTTGTTCACGTCGAGCAGCACGCCGCAGCCGGTGCGGCGCGCCACTTCGGCGAGGAATTCGGTTTCTGCGAGGGTGTCGGCGGCAAAGCGCAGGCCGGTGGACACGTTCTCCAGCAGGAGGTGGCCGAGCACCGCCTGGGCCTGATCCACGCGGGCGCACACCAGGTGCAGGGCCTCGGTGGTCAGCGGCAGGGGCAGCAGGTCGTTCAGGTGCCGGCCGGGCACGGCGGCCCAGCACAGGTGTTCGGAGATCAGCGCCGGTTCGACGCGGCGCGCGAGGGTACGGATCCGGGCCAGGTGGGCAGCGAAGTGGGCCGCGCTGGCCGAGCCGATGCCCAGGCCCACGCCATGCAGGCTGAGCGGGTAGTCGGGCCGCAGGCGTTCGAGCACGTGCAGGTCCCAGCCGCCGGCGGCGAAGTAGTTCTCGCTATGGACCTCGAGCCAGTCGACGACGGGGCGCTGTGCGAGGAAGTCGCGATAGTGCGCCGCGCGCAGACCGACGCCGACGCCGCGAAGCGGATGAGCGGTGAATGCCATGATGTGCCGGGGCGCCGCCGGAGGGGGCGCCCCGTCCGCTCGCTTACTGCTTGCCGCCCGGCTTGAGGCTGCCGCCCATGTCGGCGCAGGTGCCCTTGGCCACGTACTTCCACTCTTTCGGGTCGTTGTCCCGGCTGGCCTGGCCAGCGCAGGAATGGGTGCCGGTGACGCTGGCGCAGTCGTTGGCGCCGGCCTTGGCGATGCCGAAGCATTTTTCCTTGCCGGCGTCCGCCGCATGGGCGGGCAGGGCACTGGCGGCGGCGACGCCGGCCAGGGCGGCGGTGATGAGGATTTGACGCGTGTTCATGAGGGTTCTCCTGTGGGTCTCGGGGGGCAAACGCAGAGTGCGGTTGGGCGGCGAACGGTGCGTCGTTCGCTTGCCAGATGAGACCCAGGAGGGGTGTCAGGTCTTACAGCGTCATCGGAAAAAATGCGATCGGGGTGGGGTGATGAGGCGGGTTCAGATGGCCTTGCCGCGCGCGAAACAGGCCTGCAGCAAGGCACGCATGTGCTCGGCACCGAGGGCTTCGACGGTCTCGATGTTGCGTGCCGGGATGTTCTCCGGATCGGGATAGTTCATGACCGCCGCCTCGAGGCTGGCCTCGCGGATCAGGTGCAGCATGGGGTAGGGCGAGCGGTTGGTGGTGTTCTCCACGTCGTCGGCTTCGGTGCCGGCGAACTGGTAGTCCGGATGAAAGCTGGCCACCTGCAGTTCGCCGCTCAGGCGCATCTGCGACAGAAGCACGTCGGCCACGTCGAGGAACTGGTTGTAGTCGTCGAAATCGGTCAGCGCCTGCGGGTGGATCAGCAGCGTGGTCTCGACCGCGTCGTTGTCCTGCAGCCACTGCAGCTCGCGCTCCAGATCGTCGACGAGGGTGTCCGCGTCGTCGGCCTCGGAGACCACGAAACGGATGCGATCGCGCACCAGCTCGCGCTTGGCGAAGGGGCACAGGTTGAGGTCGACGACCACGGTCTCGACCCAGTGGCGGGTGGCGGCGATGACGGCTTCGGGAGTCACGGATTCGGGTCCAGGTCGGGCAGCGCTCGGCCGGGCGGGGCGGGCTTGAGATGCACGTCGCGCTGCGGGTAGGGGATGGTGATGCCGGCGGCCTTGAAGGCGCGCCAGATCGCCAGGTTGATGTCGGTGCGCACGTTGCCGATGCCGTTTTCCGGATCGGCGATCCACACCCGCAGCTCCAGCTCGATGCCGTTGTCGCCGAAGGCGAGCAGACGGGCGGTCGGCACCGGATCGCCGAGCACCCGCGGCGAGGCCTGGGCGGCCGCCTCGAGCAGCGCGATGGCCTGCTCCGGATCGTCATCGTAGCTGATCTGCACCGGCAGGCGGATGCGGGTGTTCTTGTCGGTGTAGCTCCAGTTGATCACTTCCGAGGTGATCAGGTTCTCGTTCGGGATCAGGCGTTCGACGCCGTCGCGGTCGCGCACCACCACGTAGCGGGCGCGCAACTCCTGCACCCAGCCGTACTTGCTGCCGTCGGTGCCGACCGAGATCACGTCGCCGGGCTTGATGGAGCGGTCCAGCACCAGGATGAAGCCGCTGATGAAGTTGCTGGTGATGCGTTGCAGGCCGAAGCCGATGCCCACCCCGAGGGCGCCGCCGAACACCGCGAAGGTGGTCAGGTCGATGCCGACCGCGTCGATGGCCACCAGGAACGCCAGCGCGATCAGGAACACCCGCGCGAACTTGGCGAAGGCCACCTGCAGCGAGGGCGTCATGTTGGGCGAGGCGCGCATGCGCCGCTCGATCACGCCGGAGATCCAGAAGGCGAGGGTCAGCAGCAGCGCGATGAGGCCGAACAGCTTGATCGTGGCCAGCAGCGAGATGCGGGTCTCGCCCATGGTGAAGGCCACCGCGTCGAGCGCCGCCGCCACCGCCGGCAGCCAGCCGAGCAGGTGCAGCGCCACCGCCGACCAGATGCCGATGACGAAGAGGTTCTCCCAGGCCTTGAGCGCGCGGGTGACGCGAAAGCCCTTGCGCAGCAGGTAGACGCCGATGCGGATGGTCGCCAGCGAGGTGAGCAGCGGCACCGCCACGTCGAGCACCGGCGTGGCCTGGGGTCGGGCCTGCAGGGCGATGCGGGCGACGAACACCACCACCAGCATCGACACCGGCCACAGCACGCGCTGCAGGCTGCGGATGGCGAGGTGATGGAGGCTGCCCTGGCGGGTCGCCTCGGCGCGTCGGGTCAATGCCCGGCGCGCCAGATGGTGCGCGACCAGCGCGAGCACGCCGGCCAGCACCAGGGCGAGCAGTTCGTGCTGCACCTCGGCGCGGGCGAGCTGCTCACCCACGAGGGGGAGCTGTGCGATCAGGGTTTCGAAAGCGTCGGGCATGGGAGGAGTGTACTGCGAGCGGGCTCAGCGCGAGCGGGTCGCGAGCCGGTCGAGGCGCAGCCGCTCGCGCTCGTCGAACAGGCGCCGGCTCGCCGCCATGACCGCGGCCATGGTACCGAAACCGGTGCCCACGGTGATGGTGAACATGATGAGGATCTGGTACTTGACCGCCACCGCCGGCGCCGCACCGGCGAGGATCTGGCCGGTCATCATGCCCGGCAGGCTGACGATGCCGGCGGCGGCCATGGAGTTGACGATCGGGATCAGGCCACTGCGCATGGCGTCGCGGCGGGCGTCGCCGACGGCCTCCTGCCAGCGTGCGCCGAGCATGAGCCGGTTCTCGATGAGCGCGCGCTGGCGCCACACCGCGTCGGTGAGCCGGTCCAGGCCGAGGGCGACGCCGGTCATGGTGTTGCCCAGCATCATGCCCAGCAGCGGAATGGCGTATTGCGGCTCGTACCAGGGCGCGGGTTGCACCACCGCCACCAGGGTGAGCACGGTGACGCTGAAGGCCGAGATGAACATCGACAGGGTGCCGATGCCGAAACCCCAGCCGCCGGCGAGCCGGTACTTCTGCCGGGCATTGACCTCGCGCCCGGCCATGAGCAGCATCACCAGCGCCATCAGGGCGATCCACGGCAGGGCGGCGACCGCGAACAGGGCCTCGAGCACCACCCCGATCAGGCTCAGCTGCACCACCGTGCGCAGCGCCCCGACCAGCACGGTCCGCCCCATCTCCAGGCGCAGCGCCCAGGTGCTGGCGGCCAGCGCGATCACCAGGGTGGCGGCGAGGCCGAGCTGGCCGACGGACAGGTCGATGACGTTCATGCCACCTCCGCGAGCGTGTGACCGTCGATGCGCAGGTGGTGGTCGGCAACGCGCTCGACCTGGGCGCGGTCGTGGCTCACCCACAGCGTCGGCCAGCCGTGTGTGCGGATCAACTCGAGCAGCCACTGCTCGACCTGTCGGGTCGTCTCGGCGTCGAGATTGGCGGTCGGCTCATCCAGCAACAGCGCCTGCGGGCCATGGGCGACGGCGCGCAGCAGCGCCAGGCGCTGGCGTTCGCCGGAGGACAGGCGGCTGATCTGCCAGTCGGCCACCGCCGGCTCGAAGCCCAGCGGCGCCCAGTCCACCCGGGCCGGATCGGGCAGGTGCTCGCCCACCGTGTCGGCCCACCACTGACTGTCAGCGGGCACCAGCATGACGCGCCGGCGCCACTGGTGCGCCGGGGTGCGGGACTGGCAGGTCGGCCCCAGCCACACCTCGCCATCGTGCGCGTCCAGATCGGCCAGGGCCCGCAGCAGGCGGCTCTTGCCCGAGCCGGACGGGCCGGACAGGGCGGTGACGCGGCCGGGGGCGATGCTGAAGTCGGTGGGCTGCAAGGGGCCGACCGCGACCTGGACCACGCGCAAGGCCGCTTCGGTGTCGGTGGGCAGGTCGGGATGGGATGCCGTCATGGTCCGATGATACGGTGTCGC
The nucleotide sequence above comes from Nitrogeniibacter mangrovi. Encoded proteins:
- a CDS encoding mechanosensitive ion channel family protein; protein product: MPDAFETLIAQLPLVGEQLARAEVQHELLALVLAGVLALVAHHLARRALTRRAEATRQGSLHHLAIRSLQRVLWPVSMLVVVFVARIALQARPQATPVLDVAVPLLTSLATIRIGVYLLRKGFRVTRALKAWENLFVIGIWSAVALHLLGWLPAVAAALDAVAFTMGETRISLLATIKLFGLIALLLTLAFWISGVIERRMRASPNMTPSLQVAFAKFARVFLIALAFLVAIDAVGIDLTTFAVFGGALGVGIGFGLQRITSNFISGFILVLDRSIKPGDVISVGTDGSKYGWVQELRARYVVVRDRDGVERLIPNENLITSEVINWSYTDKNTRIRLPVQISYDDDPEQAIALLEAAAQASPRVLGDPVPTARLLAFGDNGIELELRVWIADPENGIGNVRTDINLAIWRAFKAAGITIPYPQRDVHLKPAPPGRALPDLDPNP
- a CDS encoding ABC transporter permease, which codes for MNVIDLSVGQLGLAATLVIALAASTWALRLEMGRTVLVGALRTVVQLSLIGVVLEALFAVAALPWIALMALVMLLMAGREVNARQKYRLAGGWGFGIGTLSMFISAFSVTVLTLVAVVQPAPWYEPQYAIPLLGMMLGNTMTGVALGLDRLTDAVWRQRALIENRLMLGARWQEAVGDARRDAMRSGLIPIVNSMAAAGIVSLPGMMTGQILAGAAPAVAVKYQILIMFTITVGTGFGTMAAVMAASRRLFDERERLRLDRLATRSR
- a CDS encoding DUF1415 domain-containing protein, which encodes MTPEAVIAATRHWVETVVVDLNLCPFAKRELVRDRIRFVVSEADDADTLVDDLERELQWLQDNDAVETTLLIHPQALTDFDDYNQFLDVADVLLSQMRLSGELQVASFHPDYQFAGTEADDVENTTNRSPYPMLHLIREASLEAAVMNYPDPENIPARNIETVEALGAEHMRALLQACFARGKAI
- a CDS encoding HvfC/BufC N-terminal domain-containing protein: MSELAELQTRFAAGLLDADETPAALFRGDAGLAARRFALYRGNLTAHWDRALGNACPVIRQMLGDDFFRAMARAFGRAHPHAEGDLNRFGAALPDFLAGFAPVADYPYLPDMARLEWALHVAHGAADAPAIDAPWLAALDVAGLDGIRLDLHPAVALMRSEWAIDALWLAHQPDGPPWPDPLARACHVAVCRPRWRAQVQPLSAGEHAALSAIARGLPLGAALETGLTAEPGFDPGQALPRWLLAGLLIAHPDHSHDKDITP
- a CDS encoding BufA1 family periplasmic bufferin-type metallophore, encoding MNTRQILITAALAGVAAASALPAHAADAGKEKCFGIAKAGANDCASVTGTHSCAGQASRDNDPKEWKYVAKGTCADMGGSLKPGGKQ
- a CDS encoding ABC transporter ATP-binding protein, whose protein sequence is MTASHPDLPTDTEAALRVVQVAVGPLQPTDFSIAPGRVTALSGPSGSGKSRLLRALADLDAHDGEVWLGPTCQSRTPAHQWRRRVMLVPADSQWWADTVGEHLPDPARVDWAPLGFEPAVADWQISRLSSGERQRLALLRAVAHGPQALLLDEPTANLDAETTRQVEQWLLELIRTHGWPTLWVSHDRAQVERVADHHLRIDGHTLAEVA
- the bufB gene encoding MNIO family bufferin maturase, which codes for MAFTAHPLRGVGVGLRAAHYRDFLAQRPVVDWLEVHSENYFAAGGWDLHVLERLRPDYPLSLHGVGLGIGSASAAHFAAHLARIRTLARRVEPALISEHLCWAAVPGRHLNDLLPLPLTTEALHLVCARVDQAQAVLGHLLLENVSTGLRFAADTLAETEFLAEVARRTGCGVLLDVNNLYVNECNHGEAARAAMEAIRPGTVGEIHLAGHRVTEDAVIDHHGAPVAEVVWALYRASLERFGDVPTLIEWDTELPALPVLLAEAARAREVRTVVLATEATHV